Proteins from a single region of Bacteroidota bacterium:
- a CDS encoding N-acetylmuramoyl-L-alanine amidase, with amino-acid sequence MNSLNKANYTDNICKAKILSNFTKRAIYIFLILGLIFINSFHTFSQNNKKFIVVIDPGHGGDDPGTSGKKSKEKDVALTISLKTGNYIKKYIDDVEVLYTRTSDTYPNLWERTAYANQNKADLFISIHADGVKNNSVYGTSTFVLGLHKSQANFDVAQRENSVITLEEGYKEHYENFDPKAPESYIMFELVQNIHLDQSLNFAAKVQSQFTDRVHRKNRGVKQAGFLVLWNTTMPSVLIETGFLTNPTEEIFLNSDQGQDLIASAIFRAFRDYKEELYSKKTYVKTEKTEQVSTIEQKPKGDSKKDSKNIWFEVQILSSSKKLDLNSSKFKGLKNITERQIDGTFKYFVGNETDYESIVEIQNKIRQSISDAFTVAFDNGKKISIRKALKK; translated from the coding sequence ATGAATAGTTTAAACAAAGCAAATTATACAGATAACATTTGCAAAGCAAAAATCCTGTCAAATTTTACAAAACGAGCAATTTATATTTTTCTTATTTTAGGATTAATTTTTATTAATAGTTTCCATACTTTTTCTCAAAACAACAAAAAATTCATAGTTGTAATAGATCCTGGGCATGGAGGAGACGATCCTGGCACCTCAGGAAAAAAATCGAAAGAAAAAGATGTAGCGCTAACAATTTCCTTAAAAACAGGCAATTATATCAAAAAATACATTGACGATGTTGAAGTATTATATACACGAACAAGCGATACTTATCCTAATTTGTGGGAACGCACAGCTTATGCAAATCAAAACAAAGCCGATTTATTTATTTCTATCCATGCCGATGGTGTTAAGAATAACTCAGTTTACGGAACCTCAACATTTGTTTTGGGATTGCACAAATCGCAAGCAAATTTTGACGTTGCACAGCGAGAAAATTCGGTAATAACTCTCGAAGAAGGATACAAAGAACACTATGAAAACTTCGATCCAAAAGCACCGGAATCCTACATAATGTTCGAATTAGTTCAAAATATTCATCTTGATCAGAGCTTGAATTTTGCAGCAAAAGTTCAATCGCAATTTACCGATCGTGTCCATCGAAAAAACAGAGGCGTAAAACAAGCTGGATTTCTTGTTCTCTGGAATACCACTATGCCCAGCGTTTTGATTGAAACAGGATTTCTTACAAATCCTACCGAAGAAATATTTTTAAATTCCGATCAAGGACAAGACCTTATCGCTTCAGCAATTTTTAGAGCATTCAGAGATTATAAGGAAGAGCTCTATTCAAAAAAAACATATGTTAAAACAGAAAAAACTGAACAAGTCAGTACAATTGAACAGAAACCAAAAGGAGATTCAAAAAAAGATTCAAAAAATATCTGGTTCGAAGTGCAAATATTATCTTCATCGAAAAAACTTGACTTAAACTCATCAAAATTCAAAGGATTAAAAAACATTACTGAAAGACAAATTGATGGGACATTTAAATATTTTGTTGGTAATGAAACAGATTATGAATCGATAGTTGAAATTCAAAACAAAATTAGACAAAGTATTTCCGATGCTTTTACGGTTGCATTCGACAATGGAAAAAAAATTTCAATTAGAAAAGCATTAAAAAAATAA
- a CDS encoding MCE family protein, translating to MKISTNIKIGLLFFVSIAVLIWGFNFLKGKNLLSKSTNYFIVYDKIGGLKKSSIVTINGFKVGQVIDINFLSDNSGKLVVNFIMENDIKIPKNSTARIYSMDLMGSKAISLIFSDSASIAISGDTLLSDIEKELKEEVNAQMLPLKYKAEGLMGSIDSVLVVIQNIFTENTRENLEQTFANINTTIYNLEKTSLNLNKFVDVEKGKVSKIFANIHSVTTMFSSSSGELKHIISNFSDISDTLAAIKFATTINNANNTLQNINSVISDINNGKGSIGQLINDDKLYKNLENSSKQLDLLLKDIRTNPKRYIHYSLFDFGKTNVIDEEGNVIKKTKNKKKNSKKEEDNDLSYKIQISSSKNKVALNSRFFKGLKNIERYKYDGVYKYTIGNSQNFNKIHALCDSIRNYYPDAFIVATKNGKRVKFKGSTKVKS from the coding sequence TTGAAAATTTCAACAAATATAAAAATAGGTTTGCTATTTTTTGTGAGCATTGCAGTTCTAATCTGGGGATTTAATTTCCTGAAAGGGAAAAATCTATTGTCAAAATCGACCAATTATTTTATTGTTTACGATAAAATTGGCGGATTAAAAAAATCGAGCATTGTTACAATAAATGGATTTAAAGTAGGGCAAGTTATTGACATAAATTTTTTATCTGATAACTCAGGAAAATTGGTCGTAAATTTCATAATGGAAAACGATATCAAGATTCCAAAAAATAGCACAGCAAGAATCTATAGCATGGATTTGATGGGTTCAAAAGCAATTTCGCTCATCTTCTCCGATTCAGCCAGTATAGCCATTTCCGGCGATACTCTTTTAAGCGACATAGAAAAAGAACTTAAAGAAGAAGTGAATGCACAGATGCTTCCTCTGAAATATAAAGCTGAAGGGCTTATGGGTTCTATCGATTCTGTGCTGGTTGTAATTCAAAACATTTTTACAGAAAACACACGTGAAAATCTTGAACAGACCTTTGCCAACATCAATACTACCATCTACAATCTGGAGAAAACATCCTTAAATTTAAACAAATTTGTTGATGTAGAAAAAGGAAAAGTTTCGAAGATTTTTGCAAATATCCATTCGGTTACAACAATGTTTAGCAGCAGCAGCGGCGAGCTTAAGCATATTATTTCAAATTTTTCAGACATTAGCGATACGCTTGCAGCCATAAAATTTGCCACAACAATTAATAATGCCAACAATACTCTCCAAAATATCAACTCTGTCATTTCAGATATTAACAATGGAAAAGGTTCTATAGGCCAGCTAATTAATGACGATAAACTTTATAAAAATCTCGAAAATTCCAGTAAACAGCTTGACCTCCTTTTGAAAGATATCAGAACAAATCCGAAAAGATATATTCACTACTCACTTTTCGATTTTGGCAAAACAAATGTAATAGACGAAGAAGGAAATGTTATCAAAAAAACAAAAAACAAAAAGAAGAATTCTAAGAAAGAGGAAGATAATGACCTAAGCTATAAAATTCAAATAAGCTCATCGAAAAATAAAGTAGCTCTAAATTCCCGTTTTTTCAAAGGACTCAAAAATATTGAACGCTACAAATACGATGGAGTTTACAAATATACCATCGGCAATAGTCAAAACTTCAATAAAATTCATGCACTTTGCGACTCTATTAGGAATTATTACCCGGATGCTTTTATTGTTGCTACAAAAAATGGCAAACGAGTGAAATTCAAAGGCTCAACTAAAGTTAAGAGTTAG
- the aroB gene encoding 3-dehydroquinate synthase: MKTLSIEGQSNISKIHIGEKLHNLGSYLPKTKVVIITDAVVYKFYKNYFPPFPTLEIGQGEKIKTLDTVAFIYKKLIELELDRSSFLVGIGGGIVCDIVGFVATTFMRGVPFGFVSTTLLSQVDASVGGKNGVNFLAFKNMIGTFSQPDFVICDSKMLSTLNKKIFISGFAEIIKAAAIKDFQLFEFLEQNFQKALQNEKTVMNKIIFDSLIVKSDIVNIDEKEHGERRKLNFGHTLAHAIEKKTTILHGEAVGIGMLVATKISVELGILPDFEAKRIIKLIENFQLPTDLSILSQEVFDFIKKDKKREDENINFVLLRKIGDAEIKKISISKLEELLNVVCNHS; encoded by the coding sequence ATGAAAACTCTAAGCATTGAAGGACAATCGAATATTTCTAAAATACATATAGGAGAAAAGTTGCACAACTTAGGCTCTTACCTTCCAAAAACGAAAGTTGTAATTATCACCGATGCAGTAGTTTACAAATTTTACAAAAACTACTTTCCGCCCTTCCCTACTTTAGAAATTGGGCAAGGTGAAAAAATTAAAACCCTTGATACTGTTGCATTTATTTACAAAAAACTGATAGAACTTGAGCTTGATCGATCTTCATTTTTAGTTGGAATTGGTGGAGGAATTGTCTGCGATATTGTAGGTTTTGTTGCAACTACATTTATGCGAGGTGTGCCTTTTGGTTTTGTTTCTACTACACTTCTGTCGCAGGTAGATGCCAGCGTGGGCGGGAAAAACGGAGTGAATTTTCTGGCTTTTAAAAATATGATTGGCACATTTTCGCAGCCCGATTTTGTTATTTGCGATTCAAAAATGCTTTCAACATTAAATAAAAAAATATTTATTTCCGGTTTTGCTGAAATTATAAAAGCTGCGGCTATTAAAGATTTTCAGCTATTCGAATTTTTAGAACAAAACTTCCAGAAAGCTCTGCAAAATGAAAAAACTGTGATGAATAAAATTATTTTCGACTCACTGATTGTAAAATCTGATATTGTAAATATTGATGAAAAAGAACATGGCGAAAGGCGAAAATTAAATTTTGGGCATACCTTGGCTCATGCAATCGAAAAAAAAACGACCATTCTTCATGGCGAAGCTGTAGGTATTGGAATGCTTGTGGCAACAAAAATTTCCGTTGAGCTTGGCATTTTGCCAGATTTTGAAGCAAAAAGAATAATTAAACTCATAGAAAATTTTCAACTTCCTACCGATTTATCTATCCTTTCTCAGGAGGTTTTTGATTTTATAAAAAAAGACAAAAAAAGAGAGGATGAGAATATAAATTTTGTTCTTTTACGGAAAATTGGAGATGCTGAAATAAAAAAAATATCAATTTCAAAATTAGAGGAATTACTAAATGTTGTGTGTAACCATAGCTGA